GATGACAATGCCATCGGCCAGACCGTTAACGCGGCCCGCATTCCATTTGAGCACGGCATGGGAGATCGCCGGAGTGGCTGTGTAGGCCCCGCCAGCAGAAATGCGCACATTTACGTTGTTGGCTACCAGCACTTCCAGCGCGGAGCGAAAAGCGGCTTCAGACAGCGCATGGGTATCGCCGCCAAGAAACAGCGGCCCGTCAATACCCTTGGCGGCGCGGTAGTCGCACACCGCCTGAGTGATGGCGTAGATGTGCTCCTCGTTAAAGCTGCACAGCACAGATGTGCCCCGATGCCCCGAGGTGCCAAAGGCAACACGCTGGGCTGCAAGCGCCGGATTGGGAAATTCGGTGTAATACGCGCTCATGAGAGCGGGGATGTTCTCCAGCTTTTCCAGCCCGGGCAGATGCCCGGCATCGCTATGCACAACTGGCATTGATATTCCTCCAAAAAGTGGTGCTCTGCCAACTATATGCCCTATCGCGCATGCCTGCAATGCAGGATGCATCCCTTGATGCATTACCAGGTATTTATGGCGCTATGGCTGACGAAGGCACAATTTTTCAAAAAAATCGCGGTGTCCTTCCAGCTGCGGGTCAAAAAGCTCGCTGGAAAGCATACCATAAGCTCCTCGCACAAGAGCTGTGCGCTTTTCAAGCGTCTGTTCAAGCCGTTCCCGGTGCGCCTGAGTGGCGCACATCTCTGCCAGCATCTGCGTCAGGCTGACCGCGCGCGCGGAGTCTGTATGACGACGTGCCACTGCCCTGCCCCCGGCTTGGGCAATTTTTGCGAGCTTTTCGGGATTTGCGAGCGCTTCTGCGGCAATGGCCGCAGCTGCCTGCGCATCGTTGCGCTGGTAGGTGGGCAGAATTTCCTCGCCGGGGACAAAGAGTTCGTTAAGGCCGTTACCGCAGGTTTCCATTAGTAGGGCCGCGCCGCAGGCGATAGCCTCAAAACAGCGAAAATTCACTTCTGAAGCCGCAGTCTGGTTAAGAACAATGCGGCTGCGCGCAAAGATGGGCTTGTAATCGCCAGAAATTGCCACCAGTGGCTGTCTGGCGCGAAAGACCTTGAGAAATGGCGCGCGGTCCGGGTTATTTTTGTGCCCGAGGGTTCCCACAAAGGCTACTGGGATATCGCGTAATGTAAAATCCCCCACTGGCTCAAGAATCTGGGGATAAAACAGCGGAAACCAGCGCGCCGGTATGCCCTCGTGCGAAAATACTTCCACATAGTCTTTCTGCGCCACAAGGGTTGCGTCAAAACCATTGGAATACGGGATGTGCCAGGGGTTGCAGTAGGTATCAATGGAATAACGCACCGAAGGCCAGGGGGCATTTTCCGGATCAAGCAGTTCTGGCATGTTGCCGTCATCGCAATAGAAGAGTGCATCAGGCGCAAAACCGAGCGCATCAAGGCGGTTCAGGAGTTGCCGCACAGAGTACGGGTGCGGTGAGGGAATGTCGGCGTCAACTGCCGGATGCGCCGTGATGACGTGGTGCCCAAGGCGTTTGAGGGCAGAGGCCAGATACGGCCCGCCAATGTTGAGTATGCGTAAGCTCATGGATAAAAAAAGGGCTGCCCCGGTTAAGAGGCAGCCCGTGTAGTTGTGCCTGCTACTTGCTCAGGCTTACAGTTCGGAAGTACACATCGCCTCGCCGTGAAATCTGCAACATGACGGCCCCGCGGGCAACGCCTTCATCGTTGACGATTTTCGACAGATCCGCAGCGCTGCGAACAGGTTTGAGGTTGGCCTTGAGAATTACGTCTCCGGGGCGCAGATCGGCTTCGGCAGCGGGCTTGTCAGGATTGACGTCAATAATGACCAGCCCTTCGTTTTTCTCAATCTTGAGGTCGCGGCGTTCTTCATCCGTCAGCGGACGGACGGAAATGCCGAGCAACCCTTCGTCCTTCTGCTTCTGATCCTTGCCGTTCTGGTCGCCAGCCTGCGAGGTTTTGCGCTCGCCAAGCGTTACGGAAAGGTCAATGGTTTTGCCATCGCGCCACACCGTTATTGCAGCCTTGCTGCCGGGGGTTTTGTCGGCAATCACGCGCAGCAGGGCCGCAGCGTCTTCAATGGCCTTGCCGTCAACGGAAACAATGATGTCGCCGTCTTTCATGCCAGCCTTGGCAGCAGGTTCGCCTTCCATAACGCTGCCCACAAGCGCGCCCTTGGCGTCCTTGAGGCCCAGCGCCTTGGCGGTATTTTCTTCAACATCCTGAATACCAACGCCAATCCAGCCACGGCTGATCTTTTTGCCGGACTTGATCTGGTCGATGATCTTGGCGGCCATGTTGCTCGGAATGGCAAAGCCAATGCCCTGCCCGCTCGCAATAATGGCCGTGTTGATGCCAATCACCTGCCCGGCCATGTTCAGCAGCGGGCCGCCGCTGTTGCCGGGGTTGATGGAGGCATCCGTCTGCAGAAAGTTGTCAAAGGGGCCGGCGTGTATGTTGCGGTTTTTGGCCGAAAGAATACCCGCCGTCACCGAGTGGTCGAGCCCAAAGGGGTTGCCGATGGCCAGCAGCCACTCACCTATCCGCAGTTCATCCGAATTGCCGAACGCAAGGTAGGGCAAGGTCTT
Above is a window of Desulfovibrio desulfuricans DSM 642 DNA encoding:
- a CDS encoding glycosyltransferase, with the protein product MSLRILNIGGPYLASALKRLGHHVITAHPAVDADIPSPHPYSVRQLLNRLDALGFAPDALFYCDDGNMPELLDPENAPWPSVRYSIDTYCNPWHIPYSNGFDATLVAQKDYVEVFSHEGIPARWFPLFYPQILEPVGDFTLRDIPVAFVGTLGHKNNPDRAPFLKVFRARQPLVAISGDYKPIFARSRIVLNQTAASEVNFRCFEAIACGAALLMETCGNGLNELFVPGEEILPTYQRNDAQAAAAIAAEALANPEKLAKIAQAGGRAVARRHTDSARAVSLTQMLAEMCATQAHRERLEQTLEKRTALVRGAYGMLSSELFDPQLEGHRDFFEKLCLRQP
- a CDS encoding DegQ family serine endoprotease; translated protein: MMIKKCLAAMLAVTFLAASQLAQAANLPDFSELAAKSGPAVVNIGTERKASGNSQDDLMGEMFRNMPPGFDKFFDQFGGKRGGKRPQMKQKSLGSGFIVSADGYIVTNNHVVADADVIRVTLDQSNGKSEAITAKLVGADEETDLALLKIETKKTLPYLAFGNSDELRIGEWLLAIGNPFGLDHSVTAGILSAKNRNIHAGPFDNFLQTDASINPGNSGGPLLNMAGQVIGINTAIIASGQGIGFAIPSNMAAKIIDQIKSGKKISRGWIGVGIQDVEENTAKALGLKDAKGALVGSVMEGEPAAKAGMKDGDIIVSVDGKAIEDAAALLRVIADKTPGSKAAITVWRDGKTIDLSVTLGERKTSQAGDQNGKDQKQKDEGLLGISVRPLTDEERRDLKIEKNEGLVIIDVNPDKPAAEADLRPGDVILKANLKPVRSAADLSKIVNDEGVARGAVMLQISRRGDVYFRTVSLSK